A single genomic interval of Aegicerativicinus sediminis harbors:
- a CDS encoding DUF4294 domain-containing protein yields MKYLLFIIVFFALTANAQQSIPQDSTEVEWIIVEGDSIPKTAIDLDEVLLLQKLQFDSKNDRIRYLILKRKTIKVYPYAKLAAERLKALNERLGMLERKSERKAYAKIIQKYIEEEFSAELKKLTRTEGQILVKLIYRQTGETTFDLVKNLRNGWRAFWYNSTAQLFNISLKEEYKPLEVKEDFLIEDILQRAFQSGQLKRQNPAFDIDYYDLTDKWLASNITKTN; encoded by the coding sequence ATGAAATATTTGCTATTTATCATAGTATTTTTTGCTTTAACAGCAAATGCACAACAATCTATTCCTCAAGATAGTACAGAAGTCGAATGGATAATTGTTGAAGGGGATTCCATACCCAAAACTGCCATAGATTTAGATGAGGTCTTATTACTGCAAAAATTGCAGTTTGACAGTAAAAATGATCGTATTCGCTATCTTATACTAAAAAGGAAAACCATAAAAGTTTATCCATACGCTAAACTGGCTGCAGAACGATTAAAAGCGCTTAACGAGCGTTTAGGGATGTTGGAGCGCAAAAGTGAACGGAAGGCTTATGCAAAAATTATTCAAAAATATATAGAAGAGGAATTTTCTGCCGAGTTAAAGAAACTCACACGAACAGAAGGACAGATACTCGTTAAATTAATTTATAGGCAAACAGGGGAAACAACATTCGATTTGGTAAAAAACCTAAGAAATGGTTGGCGAGCTTTTTGGTATAATAGTACGGCCCAATTATTTAATATCTCATTGAAAGAAGAATATAAACCTCTGGAGGTAAAAGAAGATTTTTTAATTGAAGATATATTACAGCGTGCATTCCAAAGTGGGCAGCTTAAGCGCCAAAATCCGGCATTCGACATAGATTATTATGATCTTACTGATAAATGGTTGGCCTCTAACATTACCAAAACGAACTAG
- a CDS encoding M42 family metallopeptidase, with the protein MAKKKVLNKKSLEFLKNYLNNAAPTGYEWDGQKLWMEYLKPYVDTFITDTYGSAVGVINPKAKYKVVIEGHADEISWYVNYISDNGLLYVIRNGGSDHQIAPSKIVNIHTKNGIVKGVFGWPAIHTRDKSKEEPPKPENIFIDIGCSTKEEVEKMGVHVGCVITYPDEFHILNDNKFVCRALDNRMGGFMIAEVARLLSENKKKLPFGLYITNSVQEEIGLRGAEMITQTIKPNVAIVTDVTHDTTTPMIDKKKEGHLELGKGPVVAYAPAVQQKLRDLVTETAEKNKIPFQRSALSRATGTDTDAFAYSNGGVASALISLPLRYMHTTVEMVHQDDVENVIRLIYETLLNIKDGQSFSYFD; encoded by the coding sequence ATGGCAAAAAAGAAGGTCTTAAACAAAAAATCATTAGAATTCCTGAAAAATTACCTGAACAATGCGGCGCCTACCGGTTACGAATGGGATGGACAAAAATTGTGGATGGAATATCTAAAACCTTATGTAGATACTTTTATCACTGACACATATGGGTCTGCTGTAGGTGTTATAAACCCTAAAGCGAAATACAAGGTTGTTATTGAAGGACATGCTGACGAGATTTCTTGGTACGTCAATTACATCTCTGACAACGGGCTGCTGTATGTCATTAGAAATGGTGGTAGCGACCATCAAATTGCACCAAGTAAAATCGTAAATATCCATACCAAGAATGGAATTGTAAAAGGAGTCTTTGGCTGGCCTGCCATTCATACACGAGACAAATCTAAAGAGGAACCCCCGAAACCTGAAAACATATTTATAGATATTGGATGTAGCACCAAGGAGGAAGTTGAAAAAATGGGAGTACATGTCGGCTGTGTAATAACTTACCCAGACGAGTTCCACATCCTTAATGACAACAAATTTGTATGTAGAGCCTTGGATAATCGTATGGGAGGGTTTATGATTGCGGAGGTTGCCCGACTGCTCTCAGAAAATAAAAAGAAATTACCTTTCGGTCTATATATAACCAATTCCGTTCAAGAGGAAATAGGTTTGCGTGGTGCTGAAATGATCACACAAACAATTAAACCAAATGTGGCCATTGTTACTGATGTTACGCACGATACCACCACCCCAATGATTGACAAAAAGAAAGAGGGGCATCTTGAATTGGGTAAAGGTCCGGTGGTAGCATACGCCCCTGCAGTTCAACAAAAATTGCGTGATTTAGTAACCGAAACGGCTGAAAAGAATAAAATTCCTTTTCAACGTTCTGCATTGTCTAGAGCTACTGGAACAGATACAGATGCCTTCGCTTACAGCAACGGTGGTGTTGCCTCAGCACTAATATCATTGCCGTTACGATATATGCATACAACTGTTGAAATGGTGCACCAAGATGACGTTGAAAATGTAATTCGCCTGATTTACGAAACTTTATTAAATATAAAAGACGGCCAATCATTTAGTTATTTTGATTAA
- a CDS encoding NUDIX hydrolase → MEDELIDITDENGNPLGKAVPKSEIHKNGLYHHTAHLWLYTHDKNILLQQRAASKSICPLMWDVSVAGHVDAGETVEHAAARECFEELGLKVNTSDFEKVGIFPCFQTYDNGIKDFEFHNTFICQFEDPISELQIDPIEVENIKLVNFIEFEHLLEHSGNNNHFVPSNRKYYETVLQSIRNKFN, encoded by the coding sequence TTGGAAGACGAGCTAATTGACATTACAGATGAAAACGGAAATCCATTAGGTAAGGCCGTTCCTAAATCTGAAATTCATAAAAATGGGTTGTACCACCATACAGCCCATTTGTGGCTTTATACTCATGATAAAAACATTCTGTTGCAGCAAAGGGCTGCTTCAAAAAGTATTTGTCCACTTATGTGGGACGTTTCGGTCGCTGGACATGTAGATGCCGGTGAAACGGTAGAGCATGCAGCAGCTAGGGAATGTTTCGAGGAGCTAGGTCTCAAAGTGAATACCTCAGATTTTGAAAAAGTTGGAATTTTCCCATGTTTTCAAACCTATGACAATGGTATTAAGGATTTTGAGTTCCACAATACGTTTATTTGCCAATTTGAAGATCCCATTTCAGAGTTACAAATCGACCCTATTGAGGTTGAAAATATTAAACTGGTAAATTTCATAGAATTCGAGCACCTACTTGAACATAGTGGTAATAACAACCATTTTGTACCTTCAAACAGGAAATATTATGAAACTGTATTGCAATCCATACGCAATAAATTTAATTGA
- a CDS encoding PrsW family intramembrane metalloprotease, which produces MTLLLLAIAPVSIIMIFIYIMDLYEKEPLRLILSHFTLGALVSVMISTIMYLIFDWFVPLPNDESIIQLLVKAFVVVGFTEEFSKYIIVRFYSQRKFEFNEPYDGIMYAVLVSMGFAATENILYVLQGGMEVAIIRAFTAVPAHAIFAIMMGYFMGKAKFSKHRVFNNLLGLSLAIIFHGAYDFFLFIDFIPGFWIGAIVSLVIGIILSVRAIRKHQRNSLFKMDS; this is translated from the coding sequence ATGACTCTACTCCTCTTGGCAATAGCGCCTGTGTCGATAATAATGATCTTTATTTACATAATGGATCTTTATGAAAAAGAACCCTTAAGGCTAATATTGTCGCATTTCACCCTGGGAGCCCTTGTAAGTGTTATGATTTCCACTATAATGTATTTAATATTTGATTGGTTTGTCCCTTTGCCAAATGATGAAAGTATAATTCAACTATTAGTAAAAGCATTTGTAGTGGTAGGGTTTACTGAGGAGTTCAGTAAATACATAATTGTGAGATTTTATAGTCAACGGAAATTTGAATTTAATGAGCCCTATGATGGCATTATGTATGCAGTGCTAGTGTCAATGGGTTTTGCGGCAACTGAAAACATTTTGTACGTTCTACAGGGCGGTATGGAAGTAGCCATTATCAGAGCTTTTACTGCAGTACCAGCACATGCGATATTTGCGATTATGATGGGATATTTTATGGGAAAGGCAAAATTTTCAAAACATAGGGTTTTCAACAACCTATTAGGACTTTCATTAGCCATAATTTTCCATGGAGCATATGACTTTTTCTTATTCATAGATTTTATCCCAGGTTTTTGGATTGGCGCCATTGTATCCTTGGTAATTGGCATAATTTTATCCGTTAGAGCCATTAGAAAACATCAAAGGAATAGTTTGTTCAAAATGGATTCTTAG
- a CDS encoding DUF294 nucleotidyltransferase-like domain-containing protein: MKNTIAQRIADFLKDFPPFDRLTPTQNLFIAQNITVKYLDKNSFIFDAKTPLQPHFYVINKGAVLLQTEINGVDKQLNKYDEGDIFGLRAIFAKESYSMTAIAEEDTILYCIPIEIFRPLAENNRAVGQFLIESFASNTEFPFSTTQQETLFGNATGQIEMSEELFELQPTDYIKKVVTASPDMEIRKVAEKMTEKNIGSIVITEKGLPIGIITDKDLRNNVATGKFGIDAPAKDVMSSPVLCYTKSISIAQAQLSMMKHQVGHLCITEDGTPNTKLIGIVAQNDIIVKKGSNPTILMKAISRTNSTKELRRIRKKTMLLLKGYINQNIPMTLIMRIMFELNDATIKHVIKRCLKKMDSPPPVPFAWMSLGSQGRKEQLLHTDQDNAIIFQNVPDETIDEVRSYFLKLAKKVNKRLDIIGFDFCPGDMMAKNPNWCLSLDEWKHQFTKWTTDTGNDEILLCSIFFDFDITYGDATLTSKLADHIFEITRNNQIFLSKLAASALRSPSPFGFFRQFLVEQDGEYKDHFDLKKRGLMPITDAGRVLAISYRLKNINNTAERFEELARIVPENEELFLSCSYTSKALLKFRTKHGLINNDSGRFIELETLTKEEKMKLKRCFKTIGNVQELIKVKFNVQNF; the protein is encoded by the coding sequence ATGAAAAATACAATAGCACAAAGAATTGCAGATTTTCTAAAGGATTTCCCGCCCTTCGACCGGCTTACACCTACCCAAAACCTATTTATCGCTCAAAACATTACTGTAAAATATCTAGATAAAAACTCGTTTATATTTGATGCAAAGACACCACTACAACCTCATTTTTATGTAATTAATAAGGGAGCAGTTTTGTTGCAGACAGAGATAAACGGGGTTGATAAACAGCTTAATAAATATGATGAAGGGGATATTTTTGGATTAAGGGCAATTTTTGCAAAAGAGAGTTATTCAATGACAGCCATCGCTGAGGAGGATACAATCCTGTATTGCATCCCCATCGAGATTTTTAGGCCACTTGCAGAGAATAACAGAGCCGTCGGCCAGTTTTTAATTGAAAGTTTTGCCTCCAATACAGAATTCCCATTTTCAACCACCCAACAAGAAACCTTATTTGGTAATGCGACTGGGCAAATTGAAATGAGTGAAGAACTTTTTGAGTTGCAACCTACCGATTACATAAAAAAAGTCGTTACTGCTTCACCAGATATGGAAATACGAAAGGTGGCCGAGAAAATGACTGAAAAAAACATTGGTTCAATTGTTATTACAGAAAAAGGTTTACCTATAGGAATTATAACTGACAAAGATTTAAGAAACAATGTGGCTACCGGTAAGTTTGGAATAGATGCTCCAGCCAAGGATGTAATGAGCTCACCTGTATTGTGTTATACTAAGAGTATTTCTATTGCCCAGGCTCAATTAAGCATGATGAAACATCAAGTGGGGCACCTTTGTATAACCGAAGATGGAACCCCGAATACTAAATTAATAGGAATTGTTGCCCAAAATGATATAATCGTTAAGAAAGGCAGCAATCCAACCATTTTGATGAAGGCCATTAGCAGAACCAATTCTACCAAAGAATTAAGGAGAATTAGGAAAAAAACCATGCTTCTTTTAAAGGGTTATATCAATCAAAATATTCCAATGACCCTTATAATGCGCATCATGTTTGAACTGAATGATGCCACCATTAAACATGTTATAAAGCGCTGTTTAAAAAAAATGGACTCCCCTCCTCCTGTTCCTTTCGCCTGGATGTCTTTGGGAAGTCAAGGTCGGAAAGAACAGCTTTTGCATACAGACCAAGACAATGCCATAATTTTTCAAAATGTTCCAGATGAAACTATTGACGAAGTCCGTTCTTATTTTTTGAAACTTGCTAAAAAAGTAAATAAGCGACTAGATATAATTGGCTTTGATTTTTGTCCTGGTGACATGATGGCTAAAAATCCTAACTGGTGTTTAAGTCTCGATGAATGGAAACATCAATTCACAAAATGGACAACAGACACAGGAAACGATGAAATTTTACTTTGCTCTATCTTTTTTGACTTCGATATCACCTATGGAGATGCAACTTTGACAAGTAAATTGGCAGATCATATTTTTGAAATAACCAGGAACAATCAAATATTCTTGTCGAAACTTGCTGCCAGTGCACTAAGAAGTCCTTCACCTTTTGGATTTTTTAGACAATTTTTGGTGGAACAAGATGGCGAATACAAAGACCATTTCGATCTAAAAAAACGTGGACTGATGCCTATAACAGATGCCGGCCGCGTTCTAGCAATTTCCTATCGCTTGAAAAATATTAATAATACAGCTGAGCGTTTTGAAGAATTGGCTAGAATTGTACCAGAAAATGAAGAACTCTTCCTTTCTTGCTCCTATACTTCAAAAGCTTTGTTGAAATTCAGGACAAAACATGGCCTAATTAACAACGATAGTGGTCGATTTATTGAATTGGAGACTCTTACAAAAGAGGAAAAAATGAAATTGAAACGTTGTTTTAAAACAATAGGAAATGTTCAAGAATTAATTAAAGTTAAATTCAACGTTCAAAATTTCTAA
- a CDS encoding 3'-5' exonuclease, with amino-acid sequence MSSWFSKNTYPKYWLDYLENFKNPLPKTIRENRFVVIDTETTGFHLDLDRILSIGAVIIEDLEIKVSEGMEVYVKQDKFNPETVEIHGLLRNEKVKTITEEESLKLFLDFIGNSIIVAHHAQFDIGMINSALNRRGLPNLKNKLIDTVDMYRATQIKSNLIYKRKTYKLDDIAYDYGIDLSDRHTAAGDAFITALIFLRTVNKLMAKPKFNLKKLLKL; translated from the coding sequence ATGTCGAGTTGGTTTTCAAAAAATACCTATCCAAAATATTGGCTCGATTATTTAGAAAATTTCAAAAATCCGCTACCGAAGACCATTAGAGAGAACCGTTTTGTGGTAATTGATACCGAAACCACAGGATTTCACTTAGATTTAGATAGAATACTGAGTATTGGCGCGGTAATCATTGAAGACTTGGAGATAAAGGTCTCAGAAGGGATGGAGGTTTATGTAAAGCAAGATAAATTTAATCCTGAAACAGTAGAAATTCATGGTTTATTGAGAAATGAAAAGGTTAAAACCATTACCGAAGAAGAATCCCTGAAATTATTTTTAGATTTCATTGGTAACTCAATCATTGTTGCGCATCATGCCCAATTTGACATTGGTATGATAAATTCAGCACTCAACCGAAGAGGATTGCCCAATCTAAAGAATAAATTAATTGACACTGTCGATATGTACCGGGCAACCCAAATTAAATCTAACCTTATTTACAAACGGAAAACTTATAAATTAGATGATATAGCTTACGATTATGGCATAGATCTTTCTGACCGGCATACAGCTGCAGGCGACGCTTTTATAACAGCTTTGATATTTTTAAGAACCGTCAATAAATTAATGGCCAAGCCAAAATTTAATCTAAAAAAATTGTTGAAACTCTAG